CAGAACGCTGTTAGATTTAGATCAGACAAGAAATAGTAAACAGTAAGTGATAGAATTGAGGAAAACCTGGGAAGATCAATCATCATAGAGAGGGGATGGGTCAAGCCTTTCGCAAGCTCTTCGACACCTTTTTCGGCAATACCGAGATGCGGGTACTCTTCTCAGgcatatccttttattttactcaAATTAATTTCGCATGAGAAGTGAAATTCAAGAGATTTTGACTGTGTTCTTGAAACTCGGCAATCCAAAATTGTTTGGAGCTGACTTAGGTTGTCATGCTCGGACTCGATGCAGCCGGTAAAACTACCATACTTTACAAGTTGCACATTGGAGAAGTGCTATCCACTGTCCCTACTATTGGTTGGTATTTTTTCCTTGCAACATCTATCCTTATATTATAGGTATGCTTCCATTGATCGGAGGAGTAGCGCTTAAGTATTATATAGGTATGCTTATCCCTCCTTTCTCCCACAGGGTTCAACGTGGAGAAAGTTCAGTATAAGAATGTGGTGTTCACCGTTTGGGATGTTGGTGGACAAGAGAAACTAAGGCCGCTATGGAGGCATTACTTCAATAACACCGATGGACTGGTAATGGCTATTGTCCGCGTGTCTTATTTTGCCCGGTTATGCTTCTTGCAATCCATTGTTTCTTTCTAAATCTCGATTTTCGCTTTGCATTGATCCACATATGCTTTGTCTTGAAGCTGAAGGGTCTTGTAATAGTACAACTGCTTGTACCTTGTTTTCAGTAGTAAGCATATTTCTCTATGCAGATATATGTTGTTGATTCGTTGGACCGGGAGAGAATTGGAAGAGCTAAGGCAGAATTTCAGGTTGTGTATTCAGAAAGGTATGCAGGTTTTACCATGCTAATGTTAGAAAGAGTTCTAAGTTGACCACCACCTTTTCTTTCAGACCATCGTCAAAGATCCGTTTATGCTCAACAGTATCATCTTGGTGTTTGCCAACAAACAGGACATGGTAAGTTCTATTAATGGTTTCTGATGTGCTTTCCCACACATATAAAACTCATTAAACGAGTACTCCTTAAGTGATTCTGATGAGCTGCATACGAATTGAAATATCCAAGTCAATGTCCTGCACAGATACAAACTATCTGACCCTCCCAATCTTGCAAAGTAGAACAACATCACAGAGAAGATCTTGTCTTTCTGATTTAGAGTAGAGCAGAGAGGATATAGAATCCCAGTACAAGTTTATAATCATAATTCAAAAGACTAAATGCACACAGACGCACGCACTCATTTTACCTGCTACAATGATTAATCACCATGTCCATTCATATCTAAGCTGCCCCTTTGCTGTGACTGACTTCTGGAGCCTGTTGTGCTAATCATTTATCCTGCGATTCTCTATATTTGCATTGACTGAAACCATGCAATGCAATTTGGTATTCATGTTTGGTTTCTTGCTTGATGAACTTGTATATGAATTGTtaatttccttattttatttggaGGGCAGGTTATCAGTTATTTGGTTTCATATAAAAAAGCCTCGTTCTGTTTCCAGATTTGTTCATTACCCACATCAGTAATTAATTGGATAAACTATAATCTAGGCAAATTCACATACTTTTGTTTTCTcattactcaaataaaaaaaaaagagctaccacctgaatatttttaagattaaaggAAGTTATATTAACAgacaaaaagaattacaaaATCATGTTAGATAACAAGACATCctctaaaatataaaagcaaaaaagcaGAATCAGCTAACAATACTCACCCAAAAGAACCTGAATCATGACGTCATACAGAGAAAAGGGAAATTATCCTATCCCATAACGTTTGTCTTACTGCACCCCTATGCAATTATAAGCTCATCAACATGGGGGAATAGGGAGGAGGTTTGTGACAACCCTAATTTCAGCATATCTGCATAAATGGATCTCTAACTTTTGTGCTGACATCTGTATATTTCTCAAGGTGACAATCCTTTGAGCTACGTGCTTCTAAAAATGTGAGGCTAATGAAAGATGAATTATGAACTAAGATGTATGATACCTGAAATATAGTCTTTTCTGCATAATAAACTTTCTGAGAGTTTTGAACAAGGACTGTTCTGTACTGTTTGAATTCATTGCAGTGATAATgataaatcttttctttttggctgTAAAATAGTATTTGCATTTGGTAAATTTTTTAGATGGTATTTATTTCCTCGTAATTCTTCTGGATGATATCTGTATTAGAAAGGTAGATAaggcaatcttttttttttccttctaattttaacaacatcacaaaaaaaaaaaaacaaaagagaaaagaaagaaaaggtatcAAACCCAGATATGATACCTTGAGAACAGTGTTGAAACATCAGGATAATATTAAGACTCTTTTGGTCAGAAAAGATGCATCTGAACTTGATGCTGAACTTAGATATTTGGCAAGCTGCAGCtagaaatttgaaaaactttGCTTATTCTGGAAATATATAGGTTTTAAAACTTCTGTTCGGATCAATCTCTTGTTCTTTTAAACAATAGAATCACTTGGTGAGGCCTCACTAATTTTGAGTAAAATTCATAACAACAAGCTATTAACTTTGTCTAGTAGGGATTTGATTAAAATACTTGACTTCCTGACTGCTTTCTAAGTTTATCAACTGCACTAGATGTGAGTAGTAATTATGCCTTCTCAGACTTGCTTCTTATGTCATGCATCAAGGCTCTTACATCTCATGTGCTTGCTGAAGAGTTCTTGGCACTTAGATTTTGGACTTTAGAAATTTGCAAGGTGAAATGAAGCTTCTATAAAAGGGCTGATTTATTAAATCTGCTATGCTTTTAATGGAAAGGAAGCATCCATCTGTCTGAAACAGTATTTAGATACTTCAGGGCCTGTTTTCATGTCTTTCAATCTCCTTCCCTTTCCCCCACCCCAAGGCCTTCTGTTTTGATTTGCTAAGAGCACATGGACATTTGAATGAAAGCACAGCAGGTTGCTGTTTCCATCTTTTCTGCAAGTTCTTTCTGAGTCTCATGATGGTGTTGGTCAATACATTAGAAGAAGTTATTTCAGTAAATAAAGTATTCCATAATTTCCCAATTGTTCTCTAACATTGGCAAGGAAGCAGGAATCATCTAATTGAGTAGAGATCCGATCAAACACTGCTCCAGTGATGTTTGTTTTGCCAATGCCACTCATACCCCCAACATCCCAGAGAGTGAACATCTGATGAACAAATGCATAATAATGATTCTATTTTCTCAATGGCTAAATAGTTTAAAATTGGAATTAGAACATTCATTAATTTGAGCAAACAATATCAATCAATTTTATGCACGAACAGATGAAGTGAAGGGCAAAAACTCTCCAATATAAGGAGGACAAACTAGAGGAGGCTGAGAGGAGCAAATGCTTTCTATATGTTGAGGTCCATTTTTTGTCCTTTGCTAGTTGCTTCATGTTGATGGCCAAGACACCACAGCCTTTGCTATATTTATACCTCACTCTAGTTGTCCTTTGCTAGTTGTATCATTGTTAATAGATTTGCCATAAGCATGCATAAGAATTCAATGAGAGTATTGCATCGAAatgaatatattttgatttttattgcaTGCTTGTTCAATGGTTGTATCTATAGTGATATGTTGGACTCCATTTTTCCTGTTCAGAAAGGAGCAATGACCCCAATGGAAGTATGCGAAGGACTAGGTCTTTTCGAACTCAAGAACAGAAAATGGCACATACAGGGGACTTGCGCTCTCAGGGGAGATGGACTTTATGAGGGCCTGGACTGGTTATCTGGAACTTTTAAAGAGATGAGAGCTGCAGGATACTCTTCAGTGGGCACCTCATCATTCTAACATTCCAAggtcatttatttatttcccaTATACCGTCAGGATTCTGGAAGCAGCATCGTGTCAAATTTTtcacttaatttatatttacttcCTTTCACAGGTTTGCTGGAAGCCTCAAGTTCATCTCGATGAAGCTGGAGAGTTGGCCGTTGCATCTGGGGAAGTCCTGAACTAATCATTTGTAGGTTGCCTAAAGCATGTGGATTTATTAGGTCGCTTACCTTTTGGCTTTGACTTTCTCCCGTGTATATGGAAATACAGAGTCTGAATGGGATCTTTATATGCTTTAGGGTGCCCATCTTATAAAGTAGAATGCTTTTAATTCGGTCTCTTGCTGTATTGTATTTGGATGGAAGAAGGGTAGGGCTATTAAAAACACGTAAAGATGGGGAAAGGAAGGGGATGATAGGGTTAGAAAAATGAGATTAATTATTGAATCACAAAAACATCCTTAAAGAGTGAAAAATAgggtattttatttctttaaaagtaAAGCATATATGTGTCATTTGATAATCTTCATACTTTTAAACACCTCAATTTGGACTCctaagatttttaattatttggagGTTTGAACTCTCCCAACAAAACCCatcttttcctttgcttttattagTAGTGACTGGTAAGAACTGAACAAGGATGAAGGACTTTGATCCCATCTTTAGCTTCCTTTTCAAACCTTTCTGAACAAACACGTTATTATTACGAACACAATGACTTGTAGATCTCAATTGGACGTCTAGATCAATTATTACTTGTTGAATCcgctataaaaaacaattactcaGGGACAGAGGCAGGAGGTGGCTAACGAGGGCCTAGGCCCcaacaagaaattcaaaattttctaacTAGGTTCTTGAATCTTCAAATACATCATCGTTTTTCAAGTAGGGATAAAAATCCGTACTTTAATAGACAATAGTCACACCAAACTTGCAAACTATTTTTCCCTAACCCAAATCCTTCAATTGAAGCTTCTTCCTATACCACAACAAAAAAACTTCAACTCAAGTTTGGATTAGTTACAGAAAGTGACTTGAAAGCACATGTTGAAAAAGAACTGGTCTCCCAAACCGAGAAGAAGGATACGAAGACTTTTCTTGGCAGGGAAGTCTTCCTTCTTTATTCCAAAATTGAGTTACCTTTTCACTTTAACTTCAGCCattcaattttgtttgtttttgcatattaaaagtattttttaaaaaaaaattatttactttaaattaatatatttttgatatttttagatcattttaatttgttgatatcaaaaataatttttaaaaataaaaaaattattatttttatatatttctgagtgaaaaacactttaaaaaacaaccacaactacAACCACACTCCGCTTCTAGCCATCTTTCTTGACCTAAAAAATAGTCTCTAACAACTCTACCatcaatacttttttattaatctctaaATCAACATTTTGGATTTGCTAGCTTTATTTGGatgtttaaattaaatcttGTGGCTTATCAAAGTTATAATTCTCTTTAACTCTTCTTGGCTAAGATCTTTAACTATTGTTTTGACCTTGAAAAAAACCTTCAATGGTTATGCCATCAAGACTACTATGTGAAgcattaaatcatatttttgtaTCGGGTATAAAGAGCTCATCAATCATGTAGATAAACTTTATGGATTATTGAAACTAATTTGATTTCTTGACCTTAAATCTAGCCTATAATAACTTTTTCATCAATGAATCTATAATGCTTGTTTAATAGCCTAGACTATCTTGTTGaacttttatctttaattaaaaacaacctCTAAAAACTTTACTATCAAGAATACTTTATAGCTTTGAATAAACATTTTAGATTTTGAGCCAAAAAATGTTTTAGACATGAACATATTCAATATAGTTGTTTAATTCAAGAAATGATGTCAATATAGAATTATAACATTATTAACATATAGTCAATGGTAACTTTGAAATGTCTAAAGAGTTGTTATACTTCaatatcatcaataatgtttataaataaaaaattatttcaccaAAGGGTTATATACATGGTTCATCCttttggtttggattttttCTTATCACATTTATCCCTATGGTTTTGCTTTGGTGATCGTTGTCCCTATACATACAATTATTGGTCATGTTTAGCCTTATAGTTTCGATGTTTGGTCATGGTCACCCCCTATGATTTCTAGTTTTAGTCATATTTGCCtctatgattttgattttaatttggtCATTATATTGAggctttatttatatttttggatacTGTTTGTATGTTAGCTACGGTCGCCGATGGTTTTTTCCTCCGTCCATCGTTGGATCCTGCTTAATTTGAAATATGCTAGTCATATGAATGAGCTCTTCATTCAGAATGATGGAGATTGGAATAAGAGACTTCGACAAGAAGTTATTTACCAGTGAATAATATACTATCAATTTTCATgtcagttttgttttgttttgatctaAAGAGATCTATATGTTAACatgctttgatttttgaatatgtgtCATATGACATAATGATGGTTAACTTCATCGTGgaatttatcaattttgattGAGTTAGG
This genomic stretch from Populus alba chromosome 19, ASM523922v2, whole genome shotgun sequence harbors:
- the LOC118038725 gene encoding uncharacterized protein gives rise to the protein MGQAFRKLFDTFFGNTEMRVVMLGLDAAGKTTILYKLHIGEVLSTVPTIGFNVEKVQYKNVVFTVWDVGGQEKLRPLWRHYFNNTDGLIYVVDSLDRERIGRAKAEFQTIVKDPFMLNSIILVFANKQDMKGAMTPMEVCEGLGLFELKNRKWHIQGTCALRGDGLYEGLDWLSGTFKEMRAAGYSSVGTSSF